acATTTTTggcccaacacatcaaaaaattcacaattcaacccacaaaaattcataattcaacactttttttttggcccaacaaaaaaggatcaattttgagcccaatacatcaaaaaaatccataaaaacagATCTAGTGGGAGCAGTGAGAAGTGGGAGTCTGAGACAGAGGGGATTGTGGGGTGCGGGtagaatgaaattttttttggaaatttaggGCTCAATTGGTAAAGGggttaatatatatatgtatatattatattatatatccggtccggtttcgaccggtttttaGAAGACGTAAACCGGAAACCGAACCGGAAAACTGGtttgtaaaaattttaaaaccggaaccggatcgaaattattcaaccggtttaaaaaattcggtccggtccggtttttcCGGTTTCGGTCGATTTTCCGGTTTCGACTAACACCCCTAATATTTCCGCCCATTCAATTTGCTTATCAGCCTCAAGTAAATATCGTTGCCAATTAAGggaaaataaaatgggaaaGAATTAGATtcatgtcatatttttttgataaattatttgTCCGAGGAGAAGGGGCTATAACGTTAAAAAGAGATACTACTTCCGTCTCGgcgatttttattttctttttattattaacttttaaaaaaagcagttttcttaatttttaaaaGTTGAAAATAATCTGAAATCAAATTACAGAGAAATTGATTATTGGGTTAATTCCGAATTGAAGTTTagattttgtgtattttgttctcACAGCTACTGTGAACACCCTCGCTACTACTCCGTGGGAAAAAAACTGAGGAGTTAAAAATGGATTCCAAAACTGTGGTCAAATCAATCTGGATTCTAGTAGGAGTATTTACCTTTTGGAAAGATGAATGAAAAGGCAGAGAGAGATACGTACATAGCCAAGGGCCCAAGACAGAACAAGACAAGAATAAAACCAAAGGGGTGGGTCTCAATCTCCTGCCTAAAAAAGGCCATGCATGTGATGCACAACACCCCCCGGCTTTGGTCTCTTATTTTTATCGCTTTCTTGTCTTGCAGAGACAACCATATATACATACGTAGTGCGCGGGAGGGACCATTtccaaaatatgaaattaaTTGAAGCTCATTCGAATTGGAAGAATGGAAAACATGAAATTAATTGAagtaaatatatacatatacaaaattacaaatattGCTGGGACCCCGACGTCGTTATCTACATATATCTCCCTATCAATGATACCCAGTCACCGGAGGATATGAGGCCACCCCACTTGCATTGCTTGCAcccatcttcatcttctttttttggctctGTTCGATTCGATGTGGTCGTATTCGTAGACAATACTAATATATACACGATCTTATTTGACATGCGTCTCCTCGAGATTTTCTTGAGTGGCCTGAGAGAATAAATTAAACACATAGAAAGCACAGTTCACGTGTACCAATCCTATAAAGCCAAGAGCGAGaaatttcctttcaaaaaaagagcgaggagttttatttttttaaagtccTCGCTCTTGAAAGTGAGCTTTGAACCTCAACCATCAATAAAGAAGGCCTAGCTCTCAGCAATATGTCAGAcgtaaaaatgataaaattgttGGAAGttctttcatatatattttttcttgacTCTTTCATGTTATGGCTGCTACAAGCAAAGGAGAAATCTCACAACCTCCCCGAATTCTACCCGTCATCTTCTAGTTCCATTCTCACCACCTATCgatcaatgaaaaaaaaaaaaacttgttaaatTTGAACCTagggaaaagagaggaaaataaatgaaagtTTCAATTGTATGGTTTGacagagaagaggagagaaaatgatCACAACATTGAGTTCAAAGCACAGTGAAAATTCCCCTTCCACTTGTTAAGAAATTGGTGCAGAAAATTTGTTCTAGATAAAGTTTTAGGCTCCTTTCAGTTGTCGAGAATGCTGTGTGTGAACTAAATTCTCAGGAAAAAGTGAagtgaagtaaagaaaaaaaaagtttgtgttTCCTGTGTGTGTTCTATtgacaagaaatcatatagaaaaattaaaattatttcctTTTGGCAAGACCAATTTTGCAAAGTGAAAAAGTTAAAGCTGTGGTTGATGAGATATAGAGTTTGCATTTGATCACCGTGTTATAATTAGGTCATGGCTTCTCTGTACCGGTGGGCTTCTCTGCATTGATCCAGTTTCCAATTCTGAAGGCCCCGTTGTGGATATAATGCGCATGCGCGAAACCAATAACGAGAATGCAaaaatgcatttcaaaaaattctccaacTGTTGAATTTTGTGAGAGCAAAAATTGAGATTGAGAGCGAAGAATTTTACTCTTAAGATAACTTGACATGAGATACAACACTGAGGGTTTcatttttgataactcaagtgtttaGACCATCATACGCACATCTTAACTAATTTTTAGAGACCAATGCCACCACTTCCTTGCGGAGATCCCAAACAAAAGCTTTGCATGAACTAGCACCAAAGAAATTTTTAACTTGAGACCGTATAGGGAGCAAACTCCAAATCCCAGCCTATCATTTGCATCTTTCTTCTTACAAAGCCCTCCAAAAgaagggaagtgctacaatacacaccccttatttgggtgtgtatcatatgcaccctcattgaaacacaccaaaatgttatgattcccaaaatattatgaatgtattgttaaaaagttacgaatcatatttataaaaagttacgaatttttagtataaaagttacgatacgaaataaaatgttatgattggGAGTATAGTTTAATTTTGatagtgggtagagagagaaacatggtAACGATTGAAAAGatggataatgattggagagagataagaaaataataattggagaaatagggtaatgattgaagaaagaagtaagataatgattgaaaaacaaaactaaaataaaactaaattaaGAACCGAACACAACCAAACATTCTTGATTGGATTATTTCTCTTATTACACTTCGCTTGAAAAATTGACGGTCTGATTAAACAGATTTGTGAATTTTGTTTAATCTATGTAATGTGGAGTAttggtttttgaattatttatattttggaccatcgaatttgtacatatttttttttctataactgAGATTTATGGATAGTAAGATTAGAAATATACTTGGAAAGAATGAATATCTGGAAGAatgatgaaagaaaaactaaaattaatgttttataatcttattttgattccttatttttgaattttccttGCTTTCCTAACGGTTATCAGTAAAAAACAATTACTGTGATCTagggctgtctctctctccctcacacgTTAATTCTAAAATagatttcaattttgaatccaaaactgCTTTCTTTCTCACACATATATttagctttctctctctcactctctctctatatatatatatatatatatatatatatatatgtgggccatgtcatttttttgaaatgtatttAAATTGCTAAATGTTCAGTTGGTTGAGtgattgaggaaaaaaaattgattaattatatatttggttatttgattCATTGCAATATGTTGGTGGCAACAAATGTAATGATTTTGTTGCATCTTAATTCTAGGTTATAGTTTCACCTTCGCCTTCATCAGATTGAAAGTTGAAAGACAACGAAAATATACATATGCCTGTGTTTCCGTAGtgaaattaattttcttatttaacttaattttctataGTACATAATGCAATGGTGTAGGGTTCATCCATACTTAAAGATAAGTTGTTGCAATAGATGATTACTTTGATCTAATGGTTTAGGCTCATTCTCCTCCTTTCAGTAAAGTGCTCACACTTTTTGCACATATTACACAATTGTTGTGTGAGTTTATCTACTCCTAATAACTATACATTTTTTGAGAGCTCTAACGCAATTTTGAGAAGCCACAGTCGTCTTGCTTTTCTGCGGCGGGGGGGGGAGGCGCCcctctcccccctccccccgggctcctcctcctccattcgctctcctttttttttcccctctttcttatagtttttttcttttcaatttctccTCTCTCAGATCTGACCCTCTTTGTTCGGCAGGCCTTGCTGTCACCGCAGTCGATTGTCTATATGTAATCCGTCGCCGGGGCCCTTATGGCAGCAGTGGTGGAGGCAGTGAGGGTTGCGATCCATTCAGCGGATTTTTGGCGGCTGGATTTAGAGCAAGATCTGGGAGAGTTTATCTCTCATTGTGAGAGTTTTGTTTCTCCTTGTGAGAGTAATAAAATTCGCCTTTGGGTGACTTGTTTACTGTTCGGGCTTGAGAAGATTAATATGCATCTATTGGTGGTTTGCTAAAAATCCATTAGTGTGCTCATTTCTGGTCGAAGTTCATCTAATCGTCTGGgttcttgttgtctttttttcttggctagcAATGTATCTCTTTTTGAGACTGCTGTAGAATATATGAATTTTCCGTTCAGCAGAAGATGTGTCAGCCTATGCCTGGACTGGGGATGAAAGACATCAATCGCCTCGTTCTTTCTCGTTTTGTAccagttagatgattagtttgattTTGTCCAAGTTATCTGTAATGAATTTTGTTGTGTAAGTGCCATTGGACTTTATTAATACAGTATctctcacttttgtcaaaaaaaaaatttgtacattattgtctctgtaatttttttttaaaaaaaaatagagaagaatactaaaacttttcaaattctgtgctaatttgaagaatctatatatataggggagtATTCTGgggatacaaaaaaaaacactctgTCTCAACCATTGAAGCTAATGGCTAGGATTAGAAGTTCACAAAGAATTACTATTAGctacaaaaaattactcctaccCATAAAGAATTAGTCCTTGCTGCAAAAAATTAATCTTGGcctcaaaaaattatatttggcCACAATGATTTCTCATGACCGAGAATTACTTTtagccgcattgaattgcacttgatAGCATCAAATTGCATTTGGCTGCATCGAATTGcatttggccgcatcgaattactttttgctgcatcgaattgcactaGGCCACTACAAATTagtcttggccgcatcgaattgcttttgactgcattgaattgcacttgaccgCATCGAATTACTTTAGGTCTCACAATTATTGCGGCCAAAGTGCAATTATGTGCGGCCAAGTACACTTCGATGTAGcaaagagtaattcttcgcggctaAGAGTAATTTGATGtgaccaagagtaattcttcgcagtAAGAGTAAAATTTTGCGGCTATGAGTAATTTTTcacggccaggagtaattctttgcagccaATAGTAATATTCGCGTcaagttcttttttctttttaactaataggtaagagaacaaaattattattcaatACAAATTGAGCTGTTGGTTTAGATGATTTTGAGTTTCATGTCTAGGATTGAAGATTGCACGTTTTTTGTTGGAGCCTTTTGGGTAGATAGAGTTTCAAACTCTACTCCTTACTAAGTTATATATAATCTtggaattattttgtttttctatctTTCTAGGTCAGTTAAGGAAACAAGTGCGATAAGGACGTTACTTTTGAGTAAGTGgacgttcaaaaaattgaattcgagttAGAATCCGTTATTATTATACGTTCTTAATATCTCTAATGCTATTCTTGAATGCAACTAACGGAATTAAATAGATTTTGTAACATTTGTTGTGTTATACTATTTTATGAACTTGGTTAAATGAGCCATGTTTGAAActtattcttaaaatgaaaatttcggAAAAGTAGATTTGTTGggagaaggattttttttataattcacgGTTATTTATAATATTACTCTCGCATAAGGTGAGACCATACGCATATCCAAGACTCACCTCATATGAGATGACATTAAAAAGAATCATTGTATCTAcaaaaaaaccttcaaaaaagtgaaatttgatacttcatttagactATGTTTAAAAGGCAATGCGCTTAAAGGCACAAACAAttacaagtatatatatataatcttcAAACGTTACCTTTTCTCTTCTCTAGTCCTTCAAATTAAAGGTCAGAGACAAAGCAATAAAAATTAGTTCTAAAATAGTCATTTATTTAATTAACATTGTGCTCAAGCTTGAGCTCGGgttcgttaaaaatttaataaacaagcttgaatacagtaaagctcggctcgacacATTTGCAGCCTTAGACCTTACCACTAACACTTACTATAttttacttttagaaaaagtgagcattttgattcaattttttcccgcgtttgttagttttatgccaaacttttgtggattattaattcgtcttgacgagactaatcggaaaaatattttttttatttttatccaagtattttgaaaattaaccactttaagtaaaaaaaaactaaatttttttaaactttaaagtggtatttttcaaaatatttggatcaaagaaaaaaaattacttttgagATTTGTCTCATCGAATCAATGTTCCtaaaaaatttggcaaaaaactaacaaacgtgaaaaaaatttaaataaaaacaaaacgcgatttaaaaaagaagaagaagtgtgaATAGGGTCTAGTAGACTTTTTGTGGTGGAAAGTCCCAGAAGGACTATGTAAACAAACTTTGGTCTTTACCAAAAAGTCCCAGAAGGACCATGTAAACAAACTTTggtctttaccaaaaaaaaaaaccaaactttgGTCACTCGGACTCCACTTCAAAAGCTAACCCACAGACAGAGCGGAGAATATAGCTTCCTCCCTATCCCCTGACAAACCCTAGTTTTACAACTACAACTATGGAGCAAAGTAGCAGCGGCAGGAAGAAGCCGAACGTACTGGTGACGGGGACCCCGGGGACTGGCAAAACGACGGCGTCGTCGTTCCTGGCGGAAGCCACCCAGCTCCGCCACGTAAAAGTCGGGGACCTCGTCAGAGACAAGAACTTGCACGACGGCTGGGACGAACAGTTCGAATGCCACGTCATCAACGAAGACCTCGTAAGATCCCAACCTAAACATATACATATACGCTCTATGCGTATGTGCATAGATGTATATCTACTCGTGTATtactttgtgaattttttgaattgagATCGTATTAGATTGGATTTGGGGGGTGATGATTATTTACGTCAATGAACATTTCAAGCactaatatttttatattccttGCTCAAAATATGAAGAATGGAAAAAGTTTAACAACCGAATATCTTTGTGCTTCTTactaaaaaatacaaagcaACGCATTGGTCATTCTTCAAAATATTATATACGTCGTTCATGATTTCGCTTGGTTAGACTGTTCGAGCATAGAAGTTAGGCTCTatttggaacttgaggaaagaaacgcaaaagaaaagaaaataattaagaatgAAATGAGGGTGAAAGTTGAAGAGAAATTTGGAggaaaattgcatttgtttttgaagttttcccttctctttctttaagaaccaaacaagttaagagaaatatttaaaatttttgctcttcttttcacaagttccaaacagagatACAGAGAGAGCAAGCGGAATTCATGAGTCTAATTGTGCATCACAAGTCAAATTTTTTGACAATAAACATTAAGTGGCGGACACCTCCGCCCTGATTTTTATGATGAGCAGGATTTATATGAGTGcgaattttgtttttgggttgcatgttctagtatatatatatagtagttgTTCATTGCTTGATATCTAGTAGTATCTGCATATTTTGAGGTGCTATTATTGGTTAATCTGTTGGATTATCAATAAAGTAATCTCCTTGTTACGAGCAAACGAGATTTAAAAGGAAGATCTCTACATGAGATTAATTGCTGTATAGAATGAAACGGGAAGAAGTTAGGGGGTGGGACTACATTTGCTTCCACTGAAGGTATTTAAGGATTACCAAATGATGGTTTGCCTAATTGGGTATGGTCTAAAAACCGTGCTATCCAGCGCCCAAGGCTACTGCTTATGCTGTCTGAGCACCAGCGCTCTTCACGTTTGTCTAGCTATATTGTTTATGGTTATCATAGGCATTGAGAATGGATGTCACCAAGGATCCGAATTGATTCATGAAAGCTGCCACGTGAATTTTTATATtgttcccccctcccccccactTATTGGCTTTTAACCATTCTCACAGTTATTTCTATTTGTTTCTGATGGTGTGTTATCTGATTTGGATTTACACCATCTTGTCTCATTGATTTCAAGGAATCATTATGGAAGCTTTGCAGAAGCATGTCGTTATAATACCCACTCTGTACCATAAAGAAGATGTGTTGTAACAACCCACTTTATGGTTTCGACTTTTGACATTGCTTTTGGTGACCCCCATCTGTGGCTCGTGCATTTTGCAGGTGTGTGATGAGCTTGAGGACATGATGGAAGAAGGGGGAAACATTGTGGACTACCATGGTTGTGACTTCTTTCCCGAGCGTTGGTTTGATCGTGTGGTGGTGCTTCAAACTGAGAACTCTGTATTGTATGATCGCTTGAGTAAGAGGTAGTAGTTCCATCAGTATAAAATTGAGCTTCAGTgtcattgttttcttttcctttcgtTGAGAAGGTATATTCTTAGAACCCAATTCTATTATCTGCTGTGTTGTCGTAGAGGTTACACTGGTGCAAAGCTCACGAACAACATCGAATGTGAGATATTTCAAGTATTGCTGGAGGAGGCCAAAGATAGTTATCCAGAAGATATCGTGGTCGCATTAAGGAGTGACACTATTGATGATATAAACAGGAATGTGGCGACTCTTACGGATTGGGTTAGGAATTGGTGCCCAAAACCTGAATGATATCAACATCCATGTTTTTCCTTCGTCCtatgtatttttgtaatgtgaTGTGAACTCTTGAAGTTATATGCCTTGATGGCTGATGCATCATttggcatgtttttttttgccCTGTATCTTTCTTGGATTAGGATAGTTAATAGaaatgacactttttttttttgtgctaaccatttttttaatttagcaTATTGAAGATGGATCTTGTTATTAGTCATTCGGATTAGTCATTCTATTGAGTCGGAGTTTAAAATAAAGCATCTGTATTGTTACTGCTTTGCATTGTTCTAGGGTCCACACTGTGctctctactttttttttttgttttgttttttgttgtgttggGGGTTACAGTGCTCTCTACTTTCTattgcagtgaattcctcagcgTCAGGGCCCATGGGAGAATACTCAAGGAAAATTAACATTGATGAATGATTCCTTGACGTTGTGTCCTGAATTTGTGCAAGGAAGTAGAATAAAGACACAATTATAGTTTTTTGGCGAGGGAATATAAACGTATATTCATAACCATAAACAAATTAGTACAGAGGACACACAGGTGttgaaaatataagaaaaaaacaaaaacaaaaaaacgatGAAATAAGACAAGAAAACAATTTTGGTGTTTGAACCCCCCGATTCGCTCGTAGGGGAGGTGATTCGCTCGTAGGGGAAGTGGATAAGCCATGATTTGCATCTAGCTATAGCTTTCCGTTGCAAGCAATGCCGAAGTCCAAAAATGATGGGAGAAATAGGAGACCTTTCCCTAAGAAAATAGTTTCAACCACCTCATAgcgatggagagagagagaagaggaagaggggaagAGATGATGAAAGTGCCTAGGGGAAGGGAAAATGGAAAGGGGCAGCAGTATTGGGGTATAGTGGGCCTCTCTTTCTAAACCTCTGGTTTCTAGGAGAAGTTCTCAGGTCTCTCACTCATCTCTAAGCAAGTATATATTCACCCACCATTTTATCTCatttgttaaaagacaaaaaaatgagtgtagttagaaaaaagaaaagtgtaatatttttttaaattttattctCATATTTCCTTTAATTTGTCTTTTCTCCCACCTTCCCAAGGTCCAAACACAGCTGTATTTTGACCCGAAAACACTACTCCATAAAATAGTCTCTCACCATTTTCGCCGGACGATGTTCCCCTTTCTATCTCtccatatttttactttatagtacaaaaatatattactaCTAGTGTCGCTGTCGGCCGGTTAATTTCCCTCCCTCTGGAAATAAACCCCCTTCCCTCCATCCCTCCATTTTATCAACCAGCGCGCGTTCGTTCTCCCCATTTgtcttccaaacaaaacaaaaccctaataataataataatgttggacctgtactttttttttttgatcggcatgtTGGACCTGTACTTGCTTGCatgatatgtatatatatatatatatatatatatatatagatatagagagagagagagagagagagatgagacaGAGTGAAAGGAGATCGCCGAGATAGAAACTACTCGATAGGAAAATTAGAGAAAGAAATGGCAAAGAAGGGAGTAACTCGAAGGGAGCTCTTGGACCGATGGAGAGGCATTGAAGAATACGACGAcgacgaccaccaccaccaccacagtcAGAGTTTTCCTGCTTCCGAATCTTCATCACGTCATCGTCTCCGCCTTCTTAAAGAGGAATGGTTCGTTCTTCTCCTATCCTTTCTCTCACCACTACTACTCTTTTCGATTCATATCTTTTCGCTTTTTCTTGGCAgttgaactgttttttttttgctattattATTGATTTCCACGGACCTGACGACCTCGTATCGCTTTCTTATCGAATTGTCTGGAAGTAGGCTCATTCTTATATGAATGAATGGTTTTGATTAACGTCCTTGCCCCCTCTTTTTTCTTCCCACAGTCAAATATAATTATCCATATCATTAAAGAATCGATTCTTGAGTTTCAGCAACAATGTGATTTTCTGGTGAACTTGGCAGCTCATGCATGTGTCAATTTGCAAGTTGCGAAGGCTCAATTGCATTTGCCCGTAGTAGGGTTTCGGAGGATAGCAAAGAACTAAATGTCGATCAAAGACTATTTTAACTTCGTTAGTGCAATTACGACAAAACATGCCCATAATGGAAAAATAAATCCAAGGGGAACTATGCCATTTGCCTTGATACTCGATGCAACAAGGAAAGAAAGGGACACCTTTCACGTAATAATGTAAGGTAAGTATCCAAAAAGCATGCGGTCCTTGCAGCAATGCACATTGCTTCTTCTCAGGCATCATCTTCCACATTTTGCAAGTACAATTTCTATTCTTGAAACATAGAGAATTAGTTGGAggtctatttttgttttcactACATGCTTGCACATTAAATGCATACTATATTCTATTCCATATCCTTTTCCTTCCCGAGTTCTTGCCGTAGTAGCTGTTTAGTATTTGATCCATGCTTTGGTTGATTCGGACAAAATTTCTAAGGGTCTGCTGGGCATGCATTATAAATCACTGAAGCATACTGCCTTGAACCAAGGATGGAAGTTCTTTAGAACTGCTGGTTGGTCATTTCACCCAATTCAATATAGGAAGAAGTCATCCCAACTTTTATTGGTTCCTTCATAACTACTTGTTGAGAGGTCAAATGATTTTTTCCAGCCATGTCGTGTTTGAAGAGCTTTTTTAACGGGTACGACATTCTAGATTCTTCTTGTTCTGCTCATACGATATGGCGAATTTCTCACATGTATCTCCTATAGTCTCCACCTTGTGTATTAATTTATTGTTCCGGTTTAAGAATTATGCATCAAAAAGACTCGTTTTGCATGGATAGTGTTGTACTTGACGGTAGGGCTTTTGGTGATTTTAGGTTTCGTATATTTATTTTGCtccaatgattttttttattttttatccaggTTTGCGGATGCATTTAGCTACTTGGTTTCTCttccaaaacaaaatcataTTTGGTGTGGCTCTTGGGATTTGATGGGACCACTTTTGGAGACATTCTACAATTATTTTAAAGATGAACGTCATGATTCACCTCTGAAGATTCTATGGAAGAGGATCTCCGAAGAAACGCGACGATGCACACAATGCATCTGTCAGCATCATCAAGCCCAGGAAATGTATCACTCGGAGTATGAATGGAGTTCCATTGGCCCCCTTCTTGATGTGCTACGGAGTCTCGATGAAGAAAGGGTAACTCAGCACCTGAAAGAGATCAATTCAAGGATTACTAGGGGTGTATATGATCCAGTTAATGATAGCTCTGAGGTTGTTAGTGTCATGTTTGAGGTACTCATTTTGTTTTATCAGCATTCTTTGGTATAGAAGTCTTAAAATATATCATATTTGCGAACCCTACTAATAGTTACATTGTGCTATTTGCTCTTGGTGACCTGCATTATTTGTCTCGAATGTTGCTGTTATTAATTTAAGGTGCTATCTTTATGAGTGGAAACTATGTAGAAATGGATCAATAGAGGCCTATGAAGCATGCACATGGATATGGGATGGGGTACCATACAAAGAAGACTTTTCTTGAAGTATGAAATGTATTGAATAGTTCATTCATGCTTAAAACAGTAAAGAAGGTAATTGATAGGAAGCCTTCTCTCACTTTAGTTTGTAAAGGCTAATTTCTGCTGCTCCAACCCAAGCGACAATGTTCAGTGGATATTATTTGCTTTCGGATGCTTGTAAGATGATTCTTTTGGGATCATGGTTAAGTTTGCGAATGCCAGACAAGTTTCCTGACTGTCCCAGTTGAATATGGGTTAGCCATTGTTGCACCTACGGTGATGTTGTTATAGCTTGAGGTTAAATAGCATGAGACTGTTATTTAGTTTTGTTTATCTGGTATCTGATCTTTTCTATGAAGTGTAAGTTGGTTTGGACTATGAACTATGAAGTATAAATTGGTTTGGAAAGTGCTCATTTGGTGAAGGTCTTTTCAAAGAGCTTGGAAACGAAAAGCTACTATGTTGAGAGCTGCTTCACAATCAATGCAAGTGCTTTTGCGGAAAGAGTTTCTAGAAATAGTCTCAGTGTTAGTCAAGGCCCAAGGGATCTTTgtccagcatttttcaaaccaagttATTCCTGCTTGGAATTCTAACGCCTAGTTTCCAACAGGAGAGACGGGAATATAAGGTGCATCGAATCTTTTGGCTTTATATTGCAAGACTAGTGGTCGATACAGTTTTGGGAATCAGGAGTATTAGTTTTACTGGGCCTAAGATATGAGTATATACTGTGCAATTCACATATTTGTGCTTGTGATTGTTGACACCATGTCTAATTTTGGATCAATGGATAGAGAAGGTATTAAGGGGATgcccgaaaaaagaaaaaaaaacccaataacAATAAGGACCTATGCACTACAATGTGTATCAGGAAAAGCTGTAAAAATAGAAATTGGTCAAGAGAAGGTGCAAATCTCTCCTCccaaccggataaaaaaaaaaaatctctcctcCCAACTATCCAAAGCTTTACCAAATTGGCTATTTAACCTGTGCAGTGTACTTTCAGTGTCGGCAAAATGACTTCAGTTCTTTTCTCTCCTTTTAAGCTCCATCGAATCATAGTTAAGTCATTTACGATAATTTCCTCCACCTCCTCCCAGTCTTTCCTCCATTCTAACTTTGAAGGTATTCTATCATGTCCTTGGGAATTACCCATGCCATTCTATACCACGATAAGACAAATGACTGAAGGTCTCAAGCTACAGGGCAGGGAAGAAGAAGGTTATTCCCTATTCGACATCTTCGTTGGACCTTACCCTTATTCGCAATGTTCTTTTCTCTAAGGATCAAGTTATCAATTGTCAGAATCTTCCCCCGGGCATGTCACCAAACAGAGAAAACAACTTTGGTTTGGA
This DNA window, taken from Rhododendron vialii isolate Sample 1 chromosome 8a, ASM3025357v1, encodes the following:
- the LOC131336078 gene encoding adenylate kinase isoenzyme 6 homolog yields the protein MEQSSSGRKKPNVLVTGTPGTGKTTASSFLAEATQLRHVKVGDLVRDKNLHDGWDEQFECHVINEDLVCDELEDMMEEGGNIVDYHGCDFFPERWFDRVVVLQTENSVLYDRLSKRGYTGAKLTNNIECEIFQVLLEEAKDSYPEDIVVALRSDTIDDINRNVATLTDWVRNWCPKPE